The following are encoded together in the Flavobacterium haoranii genome:
- a CDS encoding SCO family protein, producing MKSFNKKYYFLLTIVLILVFFGIYYSSTPKKSLPIFTPRDVNPELVDTTVQHIGYNHIIQDFEFTNQNGKKITQKDYENKIYVADFFFTTCPTICPKMTDNMVWLQEQIKNNPKVMLLSHSVTPDIDTPEVLKNYALEKGVIDSKWNLVTGDKKDIYYIARKSYLVVKTGKPEELYDMVHTENFVLVDQKRRIRGFYDGTNIEEVKKLLEDINFLSQE from the coding sequence ATGAAATCCTTCAATAAAAAATATTATTTCTTACTAACAATTGTACTAATCCTAGTTTTTTTTGGTATATATTACTCATCAACACCGAAAAAAAGTTTACCAATTTTCACTCCACGCGATGTTAATCCAGAATTAGTAGATACAACAGTTCAACATATTGGTTACAACCATATTATTCAAGATTTTGAATTTACGAATCAAAATGGCAAAAAAATCACGCAAAAAGATTATGAAAATAAAATTTATGTAGCCGATTTTTTCTTTACTACTTGTCCAACAATTTGTCCTAAAATGACTGACAATATGGTTTGGTTACAAGAACAAATAAAGAACAATCCAAAAGTTATGTTGTTATCGCATTCGGTTACTCCAGATATCGATACTCCTGAAGTTTTAAAAAATTATGCACTTGAAAAAGGAGTGATTGATAGTAAGTGGAATTTAGTTACTGGTGACAAAAAAGACATTTATTATATCGCTAGAAAATCTTACTTAGTAGTAAAAACTGGTAAACCAGAAGAACTATATGATATGGTGCATACAGAAAATTTTGTTTTAGTAGATCAAAAAAGAAGGATTCGTGGTTTTTATGACGGAACCAACATAGAAGAAGTTAAAAAATTACTAGAAGATATTAATTTCTTATCACAAGAATAA
- a CDS encoding M13 family metallopeptidase, which translates to MIKGSLGFLFLLSLLNSCKSNQEVAKTETKKSSPGINTEYMDTSVSPSNDFFRYVNGKWLDKTEIPADRTRWGSFDELRKNTDDDVMAILKEALADKSIDPNSDQGKALSLYKSVLDTITRNKMGISPLKPYLAKIDKIQNAKDLVALTTELEPEASIGFFGSYIYTDAKDSNRNVVYIGNGSLGLPDRDYYVSDAEDTKEKRAKYVAHVTRMLQFLGDSEAQAKTSAEQILALETKMAESMLDRVERRDRRKTYNPMTVAELGKVLPTVNWDNYLTGVGIGKIDSVVVSQPKYLERVEAIFKEGDLASWKAYLRWTLLNDASGVLSTEIADANWDFYGKTLTGAVKQRPAEERALATVNGRLGEALGKLYVAKKFPPEAKAKAQAMIANVMKAFENRIDNLPWMTPSTKENAKLKLNKLTVKIGYPDKWKDYSKLTVTSPENGGTYFENSRQYSLWSHQKNLDKLGKPVDKTEWGMSPQTVNAYFNPSNNEIVFPAAILQPPFYDYKADEAVNYGGIGAVIGHEISHGFDDSGSRYDSNGNLVNWWSDEDLKQFTELGGALAAQYSNLQPLPGIYVDGKFTLGENIGDLGGINAAYDGLQIYLKEKGNPGLIDGYTPDQRFFISWATIWRTKMRDEAIKNQVKTDPHSPGMYRASEPLKNMDAFYNTFGVKEGDGMYVKPADRVKIW; encoded by the coding sequence ATGATTAAAGGAAGCTTAGGCTTCCTTTTTTTATTGTCATTATTAAATTCTTGTAAGTCAAATCAAGAAGTGGCAAAAACAGAAACAAAAAAATCAAGTCCAGGTATTAACACAGAATACATGGATACATCAGTAAGTCCAAGTAACGACTTCTTTCGTTATGTAAATGGAAAGTGGTTAGACAAAACCGAAATTCCAGCCGATAGAACGCGTTGGGGTAGTTTTGATGAACTTCGTAAAAATACTGACGATGATGTAATGGCAATCTTAAAAGAAGCTTTAGCAGATAAATCGATTGATCCAAACTCTGATCAAGGAAAAGCATTAAGTTTGTACAAATCAGTTTTAGATACGATTACCCGTAACAAAATGGGTATTTCTCCATTAAAACCATATTTAGCTAAAATTGATAAAATTCAAAACGCAAAAGATTTAGTTGCTTTAACAACTGAATTAGAACCAGAAGCTAGTATTGGTTTCTTCGGAAGTTATATTTATACAGATGCTAAAGACAGTAATCGAAATGTAGTTTATATTGGTAACGGAAGTTTAGGATTACCAGACAGAGATTATTATGTTTCTGATGCAGAAGATACTAAAGAAAAAAGAGCTAAATATGTAGCGCACGTAACAAGAATGTTACAATTTTTAGGAGATTCTGAAGCTCAAGCTAAGACTTCAGCAGAGCAAATTTTAGCACTAGAAACTAAAATGGCAGAATCGATGTTAGATAGAGTAGAACGTCGTGATAGAAGAAAAACTTATAATCCAATGACAGTTGCTGAATTAGGTAAAGTTTTACCAACAGTTAATTGGGATAATTATTTAACAGGTGTTGGAATTGGAAAGATTGATTCAGTTGTAGTTTCGCAACCAAAATATTTAGAAAGAGTTGAAGCAATTTTCAAAGAAGGAGATTTAGCTTCTTGGAAAGCATATTTACGTTGGACTTTATTAAACGATGCTTCAGGAGTATTATCAACTGAAATTGCTGATGCAAATTGGGATTTCTATGGTAAAACTTTAACAGGAGCAGTTAAACAACGTCCAGCAGAAGAAAGAGCTTTAGCAACAGTAAATGGTAGATTAGGTGAAGCTTTAGGTAAATTATATGTAGCTAAAAAATTCCCTCCAGAGGCAAAAGCGAAAGCACAAGCTATGATTGCAAATGTTATGAAGGCTTTTGAAAATAGAATTGATAATTTACCTTGGATGACGCCTTCAACTAAGGAAAATGCAAAATTGAAGTTAAACAAATTAACAGTTAAAATTGGATATCCTGATAAATGGAAAGATTACTCAAAATTAACAGTTACTAGCCCAGAGAACGGCGGAACTTATTTTGAAAATTCTAGACAATATTCATTGTGGTCGCACCAAAAGAATTTAGATAAATTAGGAAAACCAGTTGATAAAACAGAATGGGGAATGTCACCTCAAACTGTAAATGCATATTTCAATCCGTCAAATAATGAGATTGTGTTCCCAGCGGCTATTTTACAACCTCCTTTCTATGATTACAAAGCTGATGAAGCGGTTAATTATGGTGGAATTGGAGCGGTAATTGGACATGAAATTTCTCATGGTTTTGACGATTCAGGTTCTCGTTACGATTCAAACGGAAACTTAGTAAATTGGTGGAGTGATGAAGATTTAAAACAATTTACAGAACTTGGTGGTGCTTTAGCTGCTCAATATTCAAACTTACAGCCATTACCTGGTATTTACGTTGATGGTAAATTTACACTTGGAGAAAATATTGGAGATTTAGGTGGAATCAACGCCGCTTATGATGGTTTACAAATTTATTTGAAAGAAAAAGGAAATCCTGGTTTAATAGATGGTTATACTCCAGATCAACGTTTCTTTATTTCTTGGGCAACTATTTGGAGAACAAAAATGCGTGATGAAGCAATTAAAAATCAAGTAAAAACAGATCCACATTCACCAGGAATGTATAGAGCTAGTGAACCATTAAAAAACATGGATGCTTTCTATAATACATTTGGAGTTAAAGAAGGAGACGGAATGTATGTAAAACCTGCAGACCGAGTTAAAATTTGGTAA
- a CDS encoding DUF2116 family Zn-ribbon domain-containing protein has protein sequence MSKTCLECGDKIVGREDKKFCSDACRNAYNNKMNKDQNNLMRNINNKLRKNYRILCELNPENKTKTTRTKLLAKGFDFEFVTSVYETKNGNTYYFLYDQGYMAVENDGYVLVKKDS, from the coding sequence ATGAGTAAAACCTGTTTAGAATGTGGCGATAAAATTGTAGGTCGCGAAGACAAGAAGTTTTGCAGCGATGCTTGTCGGAATGCTTACAATAATAAAATGAACAAAGATCAAAACAATTTAATGCGTAACATTAACAATAAACTACGCAAAAATTACCGCATCCTTTGTGAATTAAATCCCGAAAATAAAACCAAAACTACTCGAACAAAGTTATTAGCAAAAGGTTTCGATTTTGAATTTGTAACTTCAGTTTATGAAACCAAAAACGGAAATACTTATTATTTTTTATACGACCAAGGCTATATGGCAGTAGAAAATGATGGTTATGTTTTGGTTAAAAAGGATAGTTAG
- a CDS encoding FeoA family protein translates to MSILLSDLKIGDKAIIVDVNIEEIPLKLLEMGCLPGNTIELIQIAPFGDPYYFNINDSHVAIRKETANEINVVIENQLV, encoded by the coding sequence ATGTCAATTCTGTTATCAGATTTAAAAATTGGTGATAAAGCTATAATAGTCGATGTAAACATTGAAGAAATTCCATTAAAATTATTAGAAATGGGATGTTTACCTGGCAACACTATAGAACTTATTCAAATTGCGCCTTTTGGAGATCCTTATTATTTTAACATAAATGATTCACATGTTGCTATTCGTAAAGAAACAGCAAATGAAATTAATGTTGTTATCGAAAATCAGTTGGTATAA
- a CDS encoding T9SS type A sorting domain-containing protein: MKSNFLIASLLITFLGNAQFNSNAPWRNSNSQGRQQDQTINQLVDEFEQYWSTHDWRKKGSGFKPFKRWEYQWSNNVNEQGYLITPQELWDAWREKNIAKANNKSTMAAPPSNWEPIGPTQNAQPNSTMARGRVNIVHVDPSNPNTIYFGTPGGGIWKSTDAGITWTPMSDYLPQLGVSGIAVDYSNSNTIYIATGDKDASDTYSVGVLKSTDGGVTWNTTGLTFTNTSSFAGDIVIHPTNNQILWCATNVGLYKTVNAGTSWTMVQTGDFSQGSIRLKPNDPSVVYATTNNRFYKSTNSGDSFTVVTSGMPLSAGRLILDVTPANANYVYVLGASTSSAFLGIYKSTNSGTNFTKVSNTTNILESSQAWYDLAFAASPTNAEEVYTGCLNVWKSTNGGASSTKINNWSTYNATFTHADIHYLGFHGNKLYCGSDGGIYMSDNNAASFSDLTGEAQIGQFYKISVAKQSANNIAGGLQDNGGFAYNNNTWRGYHGGDGMDNAINPLNPNQYYGFIYYGQNMYISNDAGVSLSSAVSGPSGEQGDWVTPMSMNSQGELFAGFTKLYKLVNNAWVQQSTTIGSGNIICIAIDPMNDNNMYVSLKNSGNLYKSTDKGITFNLVYTASTPIESIDVHSSNSNIVYLTTKYTYGQVLVSNNGGTTFTDITNGIPNIGKRIIVHQGRNSLNPIYVGTTLGVYYKDDTMSAFEPFDTNLPNVDVRDLEINLEDSKLIAGTYGRGVWQTDIPVEVPNNDVKLENISNPINVSCGSVTPSIQVKNNGQNVINAVQVDYIVDGNPNNITWNGSINVGSSQVINLPTLNSLTRGTHTIDITTTIVNDAYPDNNNLSTTFYVNDAGTIGQVNPFTTTPNDALISYIEGANGALWQIGITTGTISSGTNSVYATNLSGNYPDLTKAYLVSQCYDLTYAVNPQIKFDMKYDLEQDWDVTYVEYSTDFGSTWTVLGQMGPNWYNSNRTEFTTGNDCFNCPGAQWTGTNTTQTNYFYSLNSLVGQANVIFRIVFHSDEAENQAGVYIDNFVIEGTLSTSDFNSNTVMVYPNPSKGVFNISLGNKTPEKVEVYDVTGKLVLSKDKLNVSNFETSIDLSAASQGIYFVKVSAEGKNVVKRIVKE, from the coding sequence ATGAAATCTAATTTTCTGATTGCGAGTTTATTAATTACCTTTTTGGGTAATGCGCAATTTAATTCAAATGCGCCTTGGAGAAACTCAAACTCTCAAGGTAGACAACAAGACCAAACAATTAACCAATTAGTAGATGAGTTTGAACAATATTGGTCAACTCATGATTGGAGAAAAAAAGGCTCTGGATTTAAACCATTTAAAAGATGGGAATATCAATGGAGTAATAACGTAAATGAGCAGGGATATTTAATTACTCCTCAAGAACTTTGGGATGCTTGGAGAGAAAAAAATATTGCAAAAGCTAACAATAAAAGCACTATGGCTGCCCCGCCAAGTAATTGGGAGCCAATAGGTCCAACTCAAAATGCTCAGCCTAATTCTACAATGGCTAGAGGAAGAGTTAATATTGTTCATGTAGATCCTAGTAATCCAAATACAATTTATTTTGGCACTCCTGGAGGTGGAATTTGGAAATCTACAGACGCAGGAATAACCTGGACTCCAATGTCTGACTATTTACCACAGTTAGGTGTATCAGGTATTGCAGTAGATTATTCTAATTCTAATACAATTTATATTGCAACTGGAGATAAAGATGCATCAGACACTTATTCAGTTGGTGTATTAAAATCAACCGATGGTGGTGTAACTTGGAATACAACAGGATTAACGTTTACAAATACATCTAGTTTTGCAGGTGATATTGTAATTCATCCTACAAATAATCAAATTTTATGGTGTGCAACAAATGTAGGTTTGTATAAAACTGTAAATGCTGGAACCTCATGGACAATGGTTCAAACAGGTGATTTTTCTCAGGGTTCTATAAGATTAAAACCAAATGATCCATCAGTAGTTTATGCAACTACAAATAATAGATTTTATAAATCTACTAATTCTGGTGATAGTTTTACAGTTGTTACTTCAGGAATGCCCTTAAGTGCTGGTAGATTAATTTTAGATGTTACACCTGCAAATGCAAACTACGTTTATGTTTTAGGAGCAAGTACTTCAAGTGCCTTTTTGGGTATTTATAAGTCTACTAATTCGGGTACAAATTTCACTAAAGTTTCAAATACTACCAATATTTTAGAATCTTCTCAAGCTTGGTATGATTTAGCTTTTGCTGCATCACCAACAAATGCGGAAGAGGTTTATACGGGGTGTCTAAATGTATGGAAATCTACTAATGGTGGCGCTTCATCTACAAAAATAAATAACTGGAGTACATATAATGCAACATTTACGCATGCCGATATTCATTATTTAGGTTTTCATGGAAATAAGCTATACTGTGGAAGTGATGGAGGTATTTACATGTCTGATAATAATGCTGCTAGTTTTTCAGATTTAACTGGAGAAGCTCAAATAGGGCAGTTTTATAAGATTTCTGTAGCTAAACAAAGCGCTAACAATATAGCTGGTGGACTTCAAGATAATGGAGGTTTTGCCTATAACAATAATACTTGGAGAGGTTATCATGGAGGTGATGGTATGGATAATGCGATTAATCCTTTGAACCCTAATCAATATTATGGATTTATTTACTATGGTCAAAACATGTATATAAGTAATGATGCAGGAGTAAGTTTATCTTCAGCAGTTTCAGGACCAAGTGGTGAACAAGGAGACTGGGTAACACCTATGTCAATGAATTCTCAAGGAGAGTTATTTGCTGGTTTTACAAAACTTTATAAATTGGTTAACAATGCTTGGGTACAACAAAGTACAACCATTGGTTCAGGAAATATAATATGCATCGCTATAGATCCAATGAACGACAATAACATGTATGTTTCTCTTAAAAATAGCGGAAATTTATATAAAAGTACAGATAAAGGAATTACTTTTAATTTAGTTTATACTGCTTCTACGCCAATTGAGTCAATTGATGTACACTCTTCAAATAGTAATATTGTGTACTTAACAACTAAATATACTTATGGACAAGTTTTAGTTTCAAACAATGGAGGTACAACTTTTACTGATATTACAAATGGAATTCCTAATATTGGGAAAAGAATTATTGTACACCAAGGAAGAAATTCTTTAAATCCAATTTATGTGGGTACTACTTTAGGAGTATACTACAAAGATGATACGATGTCAGCTTTTGAACCTTTCGATACTAATTTGCCAAATGTAGATGTTAGAGATTTGGAGATTAATTTAGAAGATTCTAAATTAATTGCAGGAACATATGGTAGAGGTGTTTGGCAAACAGATATCCCAGTTGAAGTACCAAATAATGATGTGAAATTAGAAAATATAAGCAATCCAATAAATGTTTCTTGTGGGTCAGTTACTCCGTCAATTCAAGTTAAAAACAACGGACAAAATGTTATTAATGCTGTTCAAGTAGATTATATTGTAGATGGAAATCCTAATAATATTACTTGGAATGGATCAATCAATGTAGGAAGTTCTCAAGTAATTAATTTACCAACTTTAAATTCTTTAACAAGAGGAACACATACTATAGATATTACAACTACAATTGTAAATGATGCATATCCTGATAATAATAATTTGTCGACAACTTTTTATGTGAATGATGCAGGTACTATCGGGCAAGTTAATCCTTTTACTACAACTCCAAACGACGCATTAATTAGTTATATAGAAGGTGCTAATGGAGCTTTATGGCAAATAGGAATTACTACAGGCACAATTTCAAGTGGAACGAATTCAGTATATGCTACTAATTTATCAGGTAATTATCCCGATTTAACAAAAGCTTATTTAGTATCTCAATGTTATGATTTAACTTATGCTGTAAATCCGCAAATTAAGTTTGACATGAAGTATGACTTAGAGCAAGATTGGGATGTAACTTATGTGGAGTATTCAACAGATTTTGGTTCAACTTGGACAGTTTTAGGACAAATGGGACCAAACTGGTACAATAGTAATAGAACTGAATTTACTACAGGGAACGATTGTTTTAACTGTCCAGGCGCTCAATGGACTGGCACCAATACAACTCAAACAAATTATTTTTATTCATTAAATAGTTTAGTTGGACAAGCTAATGTAATTTTTAGAATTGTCTTCCATTCAGATGAAGCTGAGAATCAAGCAGGTGTTTATATTGATAACTTTGTAATAGAAGGTACTTTATCTACAAGTGATTTTAATTCAAATACGGTTATGGTTTATCCAAACCCTTCTAAAGGTGTTTTCAATATTTCTTTAGGAAATAAAACCCCAGAAAAGGTTGAGGTTTACGATGTAACTGGAAAATTAGTACTTTCAAAAGATAAATTAAACGTTTCTAATTTTGAAACTTCGATCGATTTGAGTGCTGCTTCACAAGGAATTTATTTTGTTAAAGTTTCTGCTGAAGGTAAAAACGTTGTAAAAAGAATTGTTAAAGAATAA
- a CDS encoding DUF6265 family protein: MKKILFLFTVILLSFNCKAQNTLHYNDEKGSPKATLNELKWLSGNWKGTSSMGEFEENWSLASAKTMLFSFKMWKNDDVYFYEIGHIVEKDKSLVLELKHFDKDLKGWEKQEEKESFRLVKIDGTKFYFDKITYEKIDDNHMIVYVLMEESGEELIFNFKK, encoded by the coding sequence ATGAAAAAAATACTTTTTTTATTTACAGTTATATTATTGTCATTCAATTGTAAAGCACAAAACACTTTACATTATAATGATGAAAAAGGTTCGCCAAAAGCAACTTTAAATGAATTAAAATGGCTTTCGGGAAACTGGAAAGGCACTTCTTCAATGGGAGAATTTGAAGAAAATTGGAGTTTAGCTTCAGCAAAAACTATGTTGTTTTCATTTAAAATGTGGAAAAATGATGACGTTTACTTTTATGAAATAGGACACATTGTAGAAAAAGATAAAAGTTTAGTTTTAGAATTAAAACATTTTGATAAAGATTTAAAAGGCTGGGAAAAACAAGAAGAAAAAGAGAGTTTTCGTTTGGTGAAAATCGATGGAACAAAATTTTATTTTGATAAAATTACTTACGAAAAAATTGATGACAATCACATGATTGTTTATGTTTTAATGGAAGAAAGTGGCGAAGAATTAATTTTTAATTTTAAGAAATAA
- a CDS encoding FeoB-associated Cys-rich membrane protein — MDIQEILAYLSLAIAVGFLVKKFFWKKTAKKNSKSCGDDCSCH; from the coding sequence ATGGATATTCAAGAAATTTTAGCTTACCTTTCTTTAGCCATTGCTGTAGGGTTTTTGGTTAAGAAATTCTTTTGGAAAAAAACTGCAAAAAAGAACTCAAAATCTTGTGGAGACGATTGTAGTTGTCATTAG
- a CDS encoding Rossmann-fold NAD(P)-binding domain-containing protein: MNKKISILGCGWLGLPLAQQFVTKGYEVKGSTTSISKHHELKEQNIQPYIVELHENEVYGDFDQFLEGSELLVINFPPKLNGESPESLVKKIKKCLPFIEKSTVKKVIFVSSTAVFPDSFPMKTIYEDTPPQPNDERGKQLLESENRLRYNTHFETTILRFGGLIGEERHPINFIAGKKNIDNPEAPVNLIHQQDCINLIFHIIDHNLWGKALNATYPKHPKRNEYYTEKAATLGLEIPEFKTNTISKGKYISCKYLREKYGFEFLNEI; the protein is encoded by the coding sequence ATGAATAAAAAAATATCTATATTAGGTTGTGGTTGGTTAGGATTACCATTAGCCCAACAATTTGTAACCAAAGGTTATGAAGTAAAAGGTTCTACAACTTCCATATCTAAACATCACGAACTAAAAGAGCAAAATATTCAACCTTATATTGTTGAATTACATGAAAACGAAGTTTATGGCGATTTTGACCAATTTTTAGAAGGAAGCGAACTTCTGGTTATTAATTTTCCGCCAAAATTAAATGGCGAAAGTCCAGAAAGTTTGGTAAAAAAAATAAAAAAGTGTTTACCTTTTATAGAAAAATCAACAGTTAAAAAAGTAATATTTGTAAGTTCTACAGCTGTTTTTCCTGATAGTTTTCCTATGAAAACCATTTATGAAGATACACCACCTCAACCTAATGATGAGCGAGGCAAACAACTATTAGAAAGCGAAAATCGTTTGAGATATAATACTCATTTTGAAACCACAATTTTACGTTTTGGAGGTTTAATAGGTGAAGAGAGACACCCAATAAATTTTATCGCTGGAAAGAAAAATATTGACAATCCTGAAGCTCCTGTAAATTTGATTCACCAACAAGATTGCATCAATCTTATCTTTCATATTATAGATCATAATTTATGGGGGAAAGCCTTAAATGCGACCTATCCTAAACATCCTAAACGCAACGAATATTATACTGAAAAAGCAGCAACTCTTGGTTTAGAAATTCCTGAATTTAAAACAAATACTATTTCTAAAGGAAAATATATAAGTTGTAAATATTTGCGTGAAAAATATGGATTTGAGTTTTTGAATGAAATTTAG
- the feoB gene encoding ferrous iron transport protein B, with translation MSNSIIKVALIGNPNVGKTSVFNQLTGLNQQVGNYPGITVEKKQGIAKISNDVKAKIIDLPGTYSLNASSIDENVVIELLLNKNDADFPDVAVVVTEVENLKRNLLLFTQIKDLEIPTILVINMADRMSLKGIELDLEVLERELKTKIALVSSRKKTGIDTLKELILNYKEIPTEPCLNASSIDPEYFDKLRRAFPNQLLYKLWLVITQDVNFLNLERNEIKSSFTKSHSDLKRLQQKETIKRYQFINDTLKIGHKIDQSKATDIRAKIDRVLTHKIFGYVIFFGILLLIFQFLFDWSSIPMDFIDETFANLSSFAKTNLPEGKFTDLVSDGIIPGIGGIVIFIPQIAFLFLFISILEESGYMSRVVFLMDKIMRRFGLSGKSVVPLISGTACAIPAIMGTRNIENWKERLITILVTPFTTCSARLPVYAILISLIIPEKRYFGFLSLQGLTLMTLYLLGFGMAILSAYILNKVLKLNCKSYFVVEMPSYKIPMFKNVSINVIEKTKAFVAGAGKIILALSVVLWFLGSHGPSSFNDAEKIIVESNPNANAEQLEDIINSYKLENSYIGIMGKTIEPLIKPLGYDWKIGVAVVSSFAAREVFVGTLATIYSVGSHSEEEVTIKNRMAAEVHPTTGTKVFNFATGVSLLLFYAFAMQCISTLAIVKKETNSWKWPIIQLVVMSGFAYVVALTAFQILK, from the coding sequence ATGTCAAATTCAATTATAAAAGTTGCTTTAATTGGAAATCCTAATGTAGGGAAAACCTCCGTTTTTAATCAACTCACAGGTTTAAATCAACAAGTAGGAAATTATCCTGGAATTACTGTTGAAAAAAAACAAGGAATTGCAAAAATTTCAAATGACGTTAAGGCAAAAATTATCGATTTACCAGGAACTTATAGCTTAAATGCTAGTTCCATTGATGAAAATGTTGTTATTGAATTATTACTAAACAAAAACGATGCAGATTTTCCAGATGTAGCTGTTGTGGTTACTGAAGTAGAAAATTTAAAGCGAAACTTACTTCTTTTTACTCAAATTAAAGATTTAGAAATTCCCACCATATTAGTTATCAATATGGCGGATAGAATGTCTTTAAAAGGAATTGAGCTAGATCTTGAAGTTTTAGAAAGAGAATTAAAAACCAAAATTGCTTTAGTGAGTTCTAGAAAAAAAACTGGAATCGACACACTAAAAGAGCTTATTCTTAATTATAAAGAAATTCCAACCGAACCTTGTTTAAATGCTTCAAGCATTGATCCTGAATATTTTGATAAATTAAGACGAGCATTTCCAAATCAATTACTTTATAAACTTTGGTTAGTAATTACACAAGATGTTAACTTTTTAAATTTGGAACGAAATGAAATTAAAAGTTCATTTACAAAATCGCATTCCGATTTAAAAAGGTTACAACAAAAAGAAACAATAAAGCGTTACCAATTTATTAACGACACTCTTAAAATTGGTCATAAAATAGATCAATCTAAAGCGACCGATATACGCGCAAAAATTGATCGTGTTTTAACACATAAAATATTTGGTTATGTAATTTTCTTCGGAATATTACTATTGATTTTTCAGTTTTTATTCGATTGGAGTAGTATTCCGATGGATTTTATAGACGAAACATTTGCCAACTTAAGTTCGTTTGCCAAAACAAATTTACCAGAAGGAAAATTTACCGATTTAGTATCAGATGGTATCATTCCCGGAATTGGTGGAATTGTAATTTTTATACCTCAAATTGCATTTCTTTTCTTATTTATTTCGATACTAGAAGAAAGTGGTTACATGAGTCGTGTTGTCTTCTTGATGGATAAAATAATGCGTCGATTTGGATTGTCAGGTAAAAGCGTTGTGCCTTTAATTTCAGGGACTGCTTGTGCAATTCCGGCAATAATGGGAACGCGAAACATTGAAAACTGGAAAGAACGTTTAATTACAATATTAGTAACTCCTTTTACAACATGTTCGGCTCGTTTACCAGTTTATGCAATTTTAATTTCGCTAATTATTCCCGAAAAAAGATATTTTGGATTTTTAAGTTTACAAGGTTTAACCTTAATGACATTATATCTACTTGGTTTTGGAATGGCAATACTTTCTGCATACATTTTAAACAAAGTTTTAAAGCTAAACTGCAAATCATATTTTGTAGTAGAAATGCCGTCATACAAAATTCCAATGTTTAAAAATGTTTCTATTAATGTAATTGAAAAAACAAAAGCTTTTGTAGCTGGGGCTGGTAAAATTATTTTGGCACTATCTGTAGTATTATGGTTCTTGGGCTCACATGGACCATCAAGTTTTAACGATGCCGAGAAAATTATAGTAGAAAGTAATCCAAATGCAAATGCAGAACAACTTGAAGATATAATCAATTCTTATAAATTAGAAAACTCCTACATTGGTATTATGGGTAAAACCATTGAGCCTTTAATTAAACCATTAGGTTACGATTGGAAAATAGGTGTTGCTGTTGTAAGTTCATTTGCTGCTCGTGAAGTTTTCGTAGGAACATTGGCAACCATTTATAGTGTTGGAAGTCATAGCGAAGAAGAAGTTACTATAAAAAATAGAATGGCTGCTGAAGTTCATCCTACAACAGGAACAAAAGTTTTCAATTTTGCAACTGGAGTTTCATTACTTTTATTTTATGCTTTTGCTATGCAGTGTATTTCAACTTTAGCTATTGTAAAAAAAGAGACTAACTCTTGGAAATGGCCAATAATTCAACTTGTAGTTATGAGCGGATTTGCCTACGTTGTTGCTTTAACTGCTTTTCAAATTTTAAAATAA